The proteins below are encoded in one region of Xenopus laevis strain J_2021 chromosome 8L, Xenopus_laevis_v10.1, whole genome shotgun sequence:
- the gatd3alc.1.L gene encoding glutamine amidotransferase-like class 1 domain-containing protein 3A, mitochondrial, whose protein sequence is MAKKVAVILAGCGVYDGSEIHESSAVYVHLSRAGAQTEFFAPNIDQMHVVNHIKGLPTEDKRNVLEESARIARGNIKDLKDLDVSEYDAVIIPGGFGVAKNLSTWAVKGKDCSVAKEVEAVIKGFHGAKKPIGLCCISPVLAAKLFPGCELTVGCDTECEKWPYAGTAAAIKELGCKHINKQVSEVHVDAKNKLVTTSAFMCNSPVHEIYDGIGEMVKSVLKLTN, encoded by the exons ATGGCTAAGAAGGTGGCAGTGATCCTTGCTGGCTGTGGGGTTTATGATGGCAGTGAGATTCACGAGTCGTCGGCTGTATACGTTCACCTTAGCAGAGCCGGAGCTCAG ACTGAATTTTTTGCCCCAAACATAGATCAGATGCACGTAGTGAATCACATCAAAGGGCTGCCCACAGAAGATAAACGCAATGTGCTTGAGGAGAGCGCACGGATCGCAAGAGGGAATATCAAAGACCTTAAAGATCTTGACGTTAGTGAATATGATGCAGTTATTATACCAG GAGGTTTTGGAGTTGCCAAAAACCTTTCTACCTGGGCTGTGAAAGGAAAGGATTGTTCAGTTGCAAAAGAGGTTGAAGCAGTTATCAAAGGATTCCATGGAGCCAAGAAACCCATCGGTTTGTGCTGTATCTCCCCCGTACTGGCTGCAAAGCTCTTTCCTGGATGTGAACTGACTGTCGGCTGTGATACAGAGTGTGAAAA GTGGCCATATGCAGGCACAGCAGCTGCCATTAAGGAGCTCGGCTGCAAGCACATCAACAAGCAAGTGAGTGAAGTCCATGTGGATGCAAAGAACAAGTTGGTCACCACCAGCGCCTTTATGTGTAACAGTCCAGTTCATGAGATTTATGACGGCATTGGGGAAATGGTGAAATCCGTTCTGAAGCTAACAAATTGA